A region of Ictalurus furcatus strain D&B chromosome 1, Billie_1.0, whole genome shotgun sequence DNA encodes the following proteins:
- the LOC128607448 gene encoding uncharacterized protein LOC128607448 isoform X1, with protein MNYEKEYFAYYGCSRRAGRASHQCTWKCLATIHVSPVSPVDGHRTPGPELWIGRLPQAVHVPLPNVPRPDKRQWLGFIVSQLYGKNRDWAEYLARSGSSALNNVTQFVELFMKESRTHKRLHKRARAELQPETHKVVSLAKLQPEVIMATSYPELQSEIHEVVSPAELQPEVNVATSSTELQPETHEIVSSAELQPEVNVATSSAELQPETHEVVSPAELQPELNVAASSPELQHEIHEVVSSTELQHETHEVVSALEPQLTSTWRPHLQSSNLRPTR; from the coding sequence ATGAATTACGAGAAAGAATACTTTGCCTactatggatgcagcaggagagcgGGGAGAGCATCACACCAGTGTACATGGAAATGTCTGGCCACCAttcatgtcagtccagtttccccagtggatGGACATAGAACTCCCGGACCCGAATTATGGATTGGGCGGCTACCCCAGGCAGTTCATGTTCCATTGCCAAATGTCCCCAGGCCAGACAAGAGGCAGTGGCTCGGGTTCATTGTGTCCCAGCTTTATGGCAAGAACCGTGATTGGGCGGAGTATCTGGCCAGGTcagggtccagtgccctcaACAATGTAACTCAATTTGTGGAACTATTCATGAAGGAGTCGCGTACCCACAAAcggctccacaagagagcaagggcagagctccaacctgagacccacaaggtggtctcacttgccaagctccagccggaggtcatcATGGCGACCTCCTATCCAGAGCTCCAATctgagatccatgaggtggtgtcacctgccgagctccagccggaggtcaacgtcgCGACTTCCTCCACAGaactccaacctgagacccacgagatCGTCTCATCCGCAGaactccagccggaggtcaacgtggcgacctcatctgcagagctccaacctgagacccatgaggtggtctcacctgctgagctccagccagagctCAACGTAGCagcctcctccccagagctccagcatgagatccatgaggtggtctcatctacagagctccagcacgagacccaCGAAGTAGTCTCAGCTCTAGAACCCCAGTTAAcatcaacgtggcgacctcatctgcagagctccaacctgagacccacgaggtag
- the LOC128607448 gene encoding magnetosome-associated protein MamJ-like isoform X2 — translation MKESRTHKRLHKRARAELQPETHKVVSLAKLQPEVIMATSYPELQSEIHEVVSPAELQPEVNVATSSTELQPETHEIVSSAELQPEVNVATSSAELQPETHEVVSPAELQPELNVAASSPELQHEIHEVVSSTELQHETHEVVSALEPQLTSTWRPHLQSSNLRPTR, via the coding sequence ATGAAGGAGTCGCGTACCCACAAAcggctccacaagagagcaagggcagagctccaacctgagacccacaaggtggtctcacttgccaagctccagccggaggtcatcATGGCGACCTCCTATCCAGAGCTCCAATctgagatccatgaggtggtgtcacctgccgagctccagccggaggtcaacgtcgCGACTTCCTCCACAGaactccaacctgagacccacgagatCGTCTCATCCGCAGaactccagccggaggtcaacgtggcgacctcatctgcagagctccaacctgagacccatgaggtggtctcacctgctgagctccagccagagctCAACGTAGCagcctcctccccagagctccagcatgagatccatgaggtggtctcatctacagagctccagcacgagacccaCGAAGTAGTCTCAGCTCTAGAACCCCAGTTAAcatcaacgtggcgacctcatctgcagagctccaacctgagacccacgaggtag